Proteins from a genomic interval of Chanodichthys erythropterus isolate Z2021 chromosome 6, ASM2448905v1, whole genome shotgun sequence:
- the LOC137021259 gene encoding uncharacterized protein isoform X2, translating into MDDATGPNNSPHQIVTQFRNENEFFVPRLRWTGNNIVKDMDLQDSDELYDSTSESSDSYISDIFSESDSDDNLIPDQAKLQLLDELDVDESGSASSPVCETTSDKMTFDRHSLTSEESGTAEEPCSSQDTKDSVVVSAYQKIDGSRVYNKRHYCLYCRKPYAKMARHLEGSHEKKPDVAKALSFPKGSKERRKLLDYIRNRGNYAHNAAVMKSGKGELVPCKRPPKEAQGDDFMHCVYCQGLFIRKVLWRHLRSCRLKPQSSVATKPGKYRVQALCRYTGPVPSNMSKQLWGVITTMNLDPITEIIKNDKVIIDFGQHLLNKGGISAKNKQCVREKMRQLGRLLYNARKVTSLKTMKDCVNPKKYMETVKAVKHTCGYNIETDKFSIPTLANKLGNSLVKVNKVLKAQGLLSNNKELVKNASEFQDIHEEKWNEMISATALRNMRDAKSNVPTLMLFTEDVQKMHTHLSQVQDKWYKSLSESPSTKAWKELVKVCLAQVILFNRRREGEVASMPLSAFLSRDTFDPNVDVGWALSEVEKILCRHFSVIVTRGTHGWPVPILLTPKMLCSLELLVQQREACGVLKDNGYLFARPEAMTYFEGSHCLCGFAKACGAKFPKSLTSTRLRKHAATLSTVLNMTDTEMDQLANFLGHYIIIHGEFCRLPEKTLQLAKISKVLMALEQGRLAEFHGKNWDEIGIDPDEKVLNCDEEDKSIQEGQCSSAVHGKITPRKKPWQQTEVQAVERHMMHFITSCTVPAKSDCEKCLKAEPEALKNRDWKNLKFFIYNRITAYKRNLQCKITNSGNIAVGM; encoded by the exons ATTGTGACACAGTTCAGAAATGAAAATGAGTTTTTTGTACCAAGACTGAGATGGACTGGAAATAATATA gtGAAAGACATGGATCTTCAAGATTCTGATGAACTCTACGATTCTACATCAGAGAGTTCAGATTCTTACATTTCAGATATATTTTCtgaaagtgacagtgatgataACCTTATACCAGACCAGGCAAAACTTCAGCTTCTTGATGAACTAGATGTTGATGAGTCTGGCTCAGCGAGTTCCCCTGTCTGTGAGACAACGTCAGACAAAATGACCTTTGATAGGCATAGCCTTACATCTGAAGAATCTGGAACAGCAGAAGAACCCTGCTCCAGTCAAGACACAAAAGACAGCGTAGTTGTTAGTGCATACCAAAAAATAGATGGCAGTAGAGTGTACAACAAGAGGCATTACTGCTTGTATTGCCGTAAGCCTTACGCTAAGATGGCAAGGCATCTAGAAGGTTCGCATGAAAAAAAACCTGATGTGGCTAAAGCTCTAAGCTTTCCAAAGGGATCCAAGGAGAGAAGAAAACTGCTAGATTATATTCGTAACAGAGGAAACTACGCTCACAATGCTGCTGTTATGAAATCAGGAAAGGGGGAACTAGTGCCATGTAAACGGCCACCTAAAGAAGCGCAGGGAGATGATTTCATGCACTGTGTATACTGTCAAGGGCTTTTTATAAGAAAAGTCCTGTGGCGGCATCTGCGTTCTTGTAGACTTAAACCTCAATCATCAGTCGCCACCAAACCAGGAAAATACCGTGTTCAGGCTTTGTGTAGATACACAGGGCCTGTGCCTTCAAACATGTCTAAACAACTGTGGGGAGTAATCACTACCATGAATCTTGACCCAATcacagaaataataaaaaacgaCAAAGTAATTATTGATTTTGGACAGCACTTGTTAAACAAAGGTGGTATATCAGCCAAGAATAAACAGTGTGTGCGAGAGAAGATGCGACAGTTGGGAAGGCTGCTTTACAATGCTAGGAAGGTCACCTCCCTAAAAACAATGAAGGATTGTGTAAATCCAAAGAAGTACATGGAGACTGTCAAAGCTGTCAAGCATACATGTGGGTATAACATTGAAACCGACAAGTTCTCGATTCCAACACTTGCCAACAAGCTTGGGAATTCCCTGGTAAAAGTAAACAAAGTCTTGAAAGCTCAGGGTTTACTCTCAAACAACAAAGAGCTTGTGAAGAATGCCAGTGAGTTTCAAGACATCCATGAGGAGAAGTGGAACGAGATGATCTCGGCTACAGCGTTGAGGAACATGAGGGACGCAAAGAGTAATGTACCCACTCTCATGCTCTTTACTGAAGATGTTCAAAAAATGCATACACATCTCAGTCAAGTACAAGATAAGTGGTACAAATCACTCTCTGAAAGTCCCTCTACTAAAGCCTGGAAGGAGCTGGTGAAGGTGTGTCTAGCCCAGGTGATTCTCTTTAACCGGCGCAGGGAAGGAGAGGTGGCGAGCATGCCTTTGTCTGCATTTTTATCAAGAGACACTTTTGATCCAAATGTGGATGTGGGTTGGGCACTCTCTGAAGTGGAAAAAATACTCTGCAGACACTTCTCAGTGATTGTCACCAGGGGAACCCATGGCTGGCCGGTTCCAATTCTTCTGACTCCAAAAATGTTGTGTTCCTTAGAACTGCTTGTTCAGCAGAGAGAGGCTTGTGGGGTTCTTAAAGACAATGGTTATTTGTTTGCAAGACCAGAAGCCATGACGTATTTCGAAGGGTCACACTGCCTCTGTGGCTTTGCAAAGGCGTGCGGTGCAAAGTTTCCCAAGTCACTGACATCTACCAGACTGCGAAAGCATGCCGCAACCCTTTCAACAGTGCTGAATATGACAGACACAGAGATGGACCAACTTGCCAATTTTCTTGGACATTACATAATAATCCATGGTGAGTTCTGTCGACTCCCTGAGAAGACCCTGCAACTTGCCAAGATCAGCAAAGTTCTAATGGCTCTTGAGCAAGGAAGATTAGCTGAGTTCCATGGCAAGAACTGGGATGAAATTGGGATCGATCCTGATg AAAAAGTTCTGAACTGTGATGAGGAAGACAAGAGCATACAGGAAGGACAATGTTCATCTGCTGTTCATG GTAAAATTACACCGAGGAAAAAACCCTGGCAGCAGACAGAGGTGCAGGCGGTGGAAAGACACATGATGCATTTCATCACATCTTGTACTGTACCAGCAAAGAGTGACTGTGAGAAGTGTTTAAAGGCTGAACCAGAAGCTCTAAAGAACCGGGACTGGAAGAACTTGAAGTTCTTCATATATAACCGCATTACAGCTTATAAAAGGAATTTGCAATGCAAGATTACCAACTCTGGCAATATTGCAGTTGGTATGTAA
- the LOC137021259 gene encoding uncharacterized protein isoform X3 produces the protein MDLQDSDELYDSTSESSDSYISDIFSESDSDDNLIPDQAKLQLLDELDVDESGSASSPVCETTSDKMTFDRHSLTSEESGTAEEPCSSQDTKDSVVVSAYQKIDGSRVYNKRHYCLYCRKPYAKMARHLEGSHEKKPDVAKALSFPKGSKERRKLLDYIRNRGNYAHNAAVMKSGKGELVPCKRPPKEAQGDDFMHCVYCQGLFIRKVLWRHLRSCRLKPQSSVATKPGKYRVQALCRYTGPVPSNMSKQLWGVITTMNLDPITEIIKNDKVIIDFGQHLLNKGGISAKNKQCVREKMRQLGRLLYNARKVTSLKTMKDCVNPKKYMETVKAVKHTCGYNIETDKFSIPTLANKLGNSLVKVNKVLKAQGLLSNNKELVKNASEFQDIHEEKWNEMISATALRNMRDAKSNVPTLMLFTEDVQKMHTHLSQVQDKWYKSLSESPSTKAWKELVKVCLAQVILFNRRREGEVASMPLSAFLSRDTFDPNVDVGWALSEVEKILCRHFSVIVTRGTHGWPVPILLTPKMLCSLELLVQQREACGVLKDNGYLFARPEAMTYFEGSHCLCGFAKACGAKFPKSLTSTRLRKHAATLSTVLNMTDTEMDQLANFLGHYIIIHGEFCRLPEKTLQLAKISKVLMALEQGRLAEFHGKNWDEIGIDPDEKVLNCDEEDKSIQEGQCSSAVHGKITPRKKPWQQTEVQAVERHMMHFITSCTVPAKSDCEKCLKAEPEALKNRDWKNLKFFIYNRITAYKRNLQCKITNSGNIAVGM, from the exons ATGGATCTTCAAGATTCTGATGAACTCTACGATTCTACATCAGAGAGTTCAGATTCTTACATTTCAGATATATTTTCtgaaagtgacagtgatgataACCTTATACCAGACCAGGCAAAACTTCAGCTTCTTGATGAACTAGATGTTGATGAGTCTGGCTCAGCGAGTTCCCCTGTCTGTGAGACAACGTCAGACAAAATGACCTTTGATAGGCATAGCCTTACATCTGAAGAATCTGGAACAGCAGAAGAACCCTGCTCCAGTCAAGACACAAAAGACAGCGTAGTTGTTAGTGCATACCAAAAAATAGATGGCAGTAGAGTGTACAACAAGAGGCATTACTGCTTGTATTGCCGTAAGCCTTACGCTAAGATGGCAAGGCATCTAGAAGGTTCGCATGAAAAAAAACCTGATGTGGCTAAAGCTCTAAGCTTTCCAAAGGGATCCAAGGAGAGAAGAAAACTGCTAGATTATATTCGTAACAGAGGAAACTACGCTCACAATGCTGCTGTTATGAAATCAGGAAAGGGGGAACTAGTGCCATGTAAACGGCCACCTAAAGAAGCGCAGGGAGATGATTTCATGCACTGTGTATACTGTCAAGGGCTTTTTATAAGAAAAGTCCTGTGGCGGCATCTGCGTTCTTGTAGACTTAAACCTCAATCATCAGTCGCCACCAAACCAGGAAAATACCGTGTTCAGGCTTTGTGTAGATACACAGGGCCTGTGCCTTCAAACATGTCTAAACAACTGTGGGGAGTAATCACTACCATGAATCTTGACCCAATcacagaaataataaaaaacgaCAAAGTAATTATTGATTTTGGACAGCACTTGTTAAACAAAGGTGGTATATCAGCCAAGAATAAACAGTGTGTGCGAGAGAAGATGCGACAGTTGGGAAGGCTGCTTTACAATGCTAGGAAGGTCACCTCCCTAAAAACAATGAAGGATTGTGTAAATCCAAAGAAGTACATGGAGACTGTCAAAGCTGTCAAGCATACATGTGGGTATAACATTGAAACCGACAAGTTCTCGATTCCAACACTTGCCAACAAGCTTGGGAATTCCCTGGTAAAAGTAAACAAAGTCTTGAAAGCTCAGGGTTTACTCTCAAACAACAAAGAGCTTGTGAAGAATGCCAGTGAGTTTCAAGACATCCATGAGGAGAAGTGGAACGAGATGATCTCGGCTACAGCGTTGAGGAACATGAGGGACGCAAAGAGTAATGTACCCACTCTCATGCTCTTTACTGAAGATGTTCAAAAAATGCATACACATCTCAGTCAAGTACAAGATAAGTGGTACAAATCACTCTCTGAAAGTCCCTCTACTAAAGCCTGGAAGGAGCTGGTGAAGGTGTGTCTAGCCCAGGTGATTCTCTTTAACCGGCGCAGGGAAGGAGAGGTGGCGAGCATGCCTTTGTCTGCATTTTTATCAAGAGACACTTTTGATCCAAATGTGGATGTGGGTTGGGCACTCTCTGAAGTGGAAAAAATACTCTGCAGACACTTCTCAGTGATTGTCACCAGGGGAACCCATGGCTGGCCGGTTCCAATTCTTCTGACTCCAAAAATGTTGTGTTCCTTAGAACTGCTTGTTCAGCAGAGAGAGGCTTGTGGGGTTCTTAAAGACAATGGTTATTTGTTTGCAAGACCAGAAGCCATGACGTATTTCGAAGGGTCACACTGCCTCTGTGGCTTTGCAAAGGCGTGCGGTGCAAAGTTTCCCAAGTCACTGACATCTACCAGACTGCGAAAGCATGCCGCAACCCTTTCAACAGTGCTGAATATGACAGACACAGAGATGGACCAACTTGCCAATTTTCTTGGACATTACATAATAATCCATGGTGAGTTCTGTCGACTCCCTGAGAAGACCCTGCAACTTGCCAAGATCAGCAAAGTTCTAATGGCTCTTGAGCAAGGAAGATTAGCTGAGTTCCATGGCAAGAACTGGGATGAAATTGGGATCGATCCTGATg AAAAAGTTCTGAACTGTGATGAGGAAGACAAGAGCATACAGGAAGGACAATGTTCATCTGCTGTTCATG GTAAAATTACACCGAGGAAAAAACCCTGGCAGCAGACAGAGGTGCAGGCGGTGGAAAGACACATGATGCATTTCATCACATCTTGTACTGTACCAGCAAAGAGTGACTGTGAGAAGTGTTTAAAGGCTGAACCAGAAGCTCTAAAGAACCGGGACTGGAAGAACTTGAAGTTCTTCATATATAACCGCATTACAGCTTATAAAAGGAATTTGCAATGCAAGATTACCAACTCTGGCAATATTGCAGTTGGTATGTAA
- the LOC137021259 gene encoding uncharacterized protein isoform X1: MDVRNRKTHLQMDDATGPNNSPHQIVTQFRNENEFFVPRLRWTGNNIVKDMDLQDSDELYDSTSESSDSYISDIFSESDSDDNLIPDQAKLQLLDELDVDESGSASSPVCETTSDKMTFDRHSLTSEESGTAEEPCSSQDTKDSVVVSAYQKIDGSRVYNKRHYCLYCRKPYAKMARHLEGSHEKKPDVAKALSFPKGSKERRKLLDYIRNRGNYAHNAAVMKSGKGELVPCKRPPKEAQGDDFMHCVYCQGLFIRKVLWRHLRSCRLKPQSSVATKPGKYRVQALCRYTGPVPSNMSKQLWGVITTMNLDPITEIIKNDKVIIDFGQHLLNKGGISAKNKQCVREKMRQLGRLLYNARKVTSLKTMKDCVNPKKYMETVKAVKHTCGYNIETDKFSIPTLANKLGNSLVKVNKVLKAQGLLSNNKELVKNASEFQDIHEEKWNEMISATALRNMRDAKSNVPTLMLFTEDVQKMHTHLSQVQDKWYKSLSESPSTKAWKELVKVCLAQVILFNRRREGEVASMPLSAFLSRDTFDPNVDVGWALSEVEKILCRHFSVIVTRGTHGWPVPILLTPKMLCSLELLVQQREACGVLKDNGYLFARPEAMTYFEGSHCLCGFAKACGAKFPKSLTSTRLRKHAATLSTVLNMTDTEMDQLANFLGHYIIIHGEFCRLPEKTLQLAKISKVLMALEQGRLAEFHGKNWDEIGIDPDEKVLNCDEEDKSIQEGQCSSAVHGKITPRKKPWQQTEVQAVERHMMHFITSCTVPAKSDCEKCLKAEPEALKNRDWKNLKFFIYNRITAYKRNLQCKITNSGNIAVGM, encoded by the exons ATTGTGACACAGTTCAGAAATGAAAATGAGTTTTTTGTACCAAGACTGAGATGGACTGGAAATAATATA gtGAAAGACATGGATCTTCAAGATTCTGATGAACTCTACGATTCTACATCAGAGAGTTCAGATTCTTACATTTCAGATATATTTTCtgaaagtgacagtgatgataACCTTATACCAGACCAGGCAAAACTTCAGCTTCTTGATGAACTAGATGTTGATGAGTCTGGCTCAGCGAGTTCCCCTGTCTGTGAGACAACGTCAGACAAAATGACCTTTGATAGGCATAGCCTTACATCTGAAGAATCTGGAACAGCAGAAGAACCCTGCTCCAGTCAAGACACAAAAGACAGCGTAGTTGTTAGTGCATACCAAAAAATAGATGGCAGTAGAGTGTACAACAAGAGGCATTACTGCTTGTATTGCCGTAAGCCTTACGCTAAGATGGCAAGGCATCTAGAAGGTTCGCATGAAAAAAAACCTGATGTGGCTAAAGCTCTAAGCTTTCCAAAGGGATCCAAGGAGAGAAGAAAACTGCTAGATTATATTCGTAACAGAGGAAACTACGCTCACAATGCTGCTGTTATGAAATCAGGAAAGGGGGAACTAGTGCCATGTAAACGGCCACCTAAAGAAGCGCAGGGAGATGATTTCATGCACTGTGTATACTGTCAAGGGCTTTTTATAAGAAAAGTCCTGTGGCGGCATCTGCGTTCTTGTAGACTTAAACCTCAATCATCAGTCGCCACCAAACCAGGAAAATACCGTGTTCAGGCTTTGTGTAGATACACAGGGCCTGTGCCTTCAAACATGTCTAAACAACTGTGGGGAGTAATCACTACCATGAATCTTGACCCAATcacagaaataataaaaaacgaCAAAGTAATTATTGATTTTGGACAGCACTTGTTAAACAAAGGTGGTATATCAGCCAAGAATAAACAGTGTGTGCGAGAGAAGATGCGACAGTTGGGAAGGCTGCTTTACAATGCTAGGAAGGTCACCTCCCTAAAAACAATGAAGGATTGTGTAAATCCAAAGAAGTACATGGAGACTGTCAAAGCTGTCAAGCATACATGTGGGTATAACATTGAAACCGACAAGTTCTCGATTCCAACACTTGCCAACAAGCTTGGGAATTCCCTGGTAAAAGTAAACAAAGTCTTGAAAGCTCAGGGTTTACTCTCAAACAACAAAGAGCTTGTGAAGAATGCCAGTGAGTTTCAAGACATCCATGAGGAGAAGTGGAACGAGATGATCTCGGCTACAGCGTTGAGGAACATGAGGGACGCAAAGAGTAATGTACCCACTCTCATGCTCTTTACTGAAGATGTTCAAAAAATGCATACACATCTCAGTCAAGTACAAGATAAGTGGTACAAATCACTCTCTGAAAGTCCCTCTACTAAAGCCTGGAAGGAGCTGGTGAAGGTGTGTCTAGCCCAGGTGATTCTCTTTAACCGGCGCAGGGAAGGAGAGGTGGCGAGCATGCCTTTGTCTGCATTTTTATCAAGAGACACTTTTGATCCAAATGTGGATGTGGGTTGGGCACTCTCTGAAGTGGAAAAAATACTCTGCAGACACTTCTCAGTGATTGTCACCAGGGGAACCCATGGCTGGCCGGTTCCAATTCTTCTGACTCCAAAAATGTTGTGTTCCTTAGAACTGCTTGTTCAGCAGAGAGAGGCTTGTGGGGTTCTTAAAGACAATGGTTATTTGTTTGCAAGACCAGAAGCCATGACGTATTTCGAAGGGTCACACTGCCTCTGTGGCTTTGCAAAGGCGTGCGGTGCAAAGTTTCCCAAGTCACTGACATCTACCAGACTGCGAAAGCATGCCGCAACCCTTTCAACAGTGCTGAATATGACAGACACAGAGATGGACCAACTTGCCAATTTTCTTGGACATTACATAATAATCCATGGTGAGTTCTGTCGACTCCCTGAGAAGACCCTGCAACTTGCCAAGATCAGCAAAGTTCTAATGGCTCTTGAGCAAGGAAGATTAGCTGAGTTCCATGGCAAGAACTGGGATGAAATTGGGATCGATCCTGATg AAAAAGTTCTGAACTGTGATGAGGAAGACAAGAGCATACAGGAAGGACAATGTTCATCTGCTGTTCATG GTAAAATTACACCGAGGAAAAAACCCTGGCAGCAGACAGAGGTGCAGGCGGTGGAAAGACACATGATGCATTTCATCACATCTTGTACTGTACCAGCAAAGAGTGACTGTGAGAAGTGTTTAAAGGCTGAACCAGAAGCTCTAAAGAACCGGGACTGGAAGAACTTGAAGTTCTTCATATATAACCGCATTACAGCTTATAAAAGGAATTTGCAATGCAAGATTACCAACTCTGGCAATATTGCAGTTGGTATGTAA